In the Corvus cornix cornix isolate S_Up_H32 chromosome 18, ASM73873v5, whole genome shotgun sequence genome, one interval contains:
- the LOC104687376 gene encoding myosin heavy chain, skeletal muscle, adult, with protein sequence MASGDAEMAVFGEAAPYLRKSEKERIAAQNKPFDAKSSVFVAHPKESFVKGTITSRESGKVTVKTEAGETLTVKEDQVFAMNPPKYDKIEDMAMMTHLHEPAVLYNLKERYAAWMIYTYSGLFCVTVNPYKWLPVYNPEVVLAYRGKKRQEAPPHIFSISDNAYQSMLTDRENQSILITGESGAGKTVNTKRVIQYFATIAASGDKKKEEHAPGKMQGTLEDQIISANPLLEAFGNAKTVRNDNSSRFGKFIRIHFGATGKLASADIETYLLEKSRVTFQLKAERSYHIFYQIMSNKKPELIDMLLITTNPYDFHFVSQGEITVPSIDDQEELMATDSAIDILGFTPDEKTAIYKLTGAVMHYGNLKFKQKQREEQAEPDGTEVADKAAYLMGLNSADLLKALCYPRVKVGNEYVTKGQTVQQVNNSVGALAKAVYEKMFLWMVIRINQQLDTKQPRQYFIGVLDIAGFEIFDFNSFEQLCINFTNEKLQQFFNHHMFVLEQEEYKKEGIEWTFIDFGMDLAACIELIEKPMGIFSILEEECMFPKATDTSFKNKLYDQHLGKSSNFQKPKPAKGKTEAHFSLVHYAGTVDYNISGWLEKNKDPLNETVIGLYQKSSVKTLALLFANYGGADAEAGGGKKGGKKKGSSFQTVSALFRENLNKLMTNLRSTHPHFVRCIIPNETKTPGAMEHELVLHQLRCNGVLEGIRICRKGFPSRVLYADFKQRYKVLNASAIPEGQFIDSKKASEKLLGSIDVDHTQYKFGHTKVFFKAGLLGLLEEMRDEKLAQLITRTQARCRGFLMRVEYQRMVERRESIFCIQYNIRAFMNVKHWPWMKLFFKIKPLLKSAESEKEMANMKQEFEKTKEELAKSEAKRKELEEKMVKLVQEKNDLQLQVQAEADSLADAEERCDQLIKTKIQLEAKVKEVTERAEDEEEINAELTAKKRKLEDECSELKKDIDDLELTLAKVEKEKHATENKVKNLTEEMAALDETIVKLTKEKKALQEAHQQTLDDLQAEEDKVNTLTKAKTKLEQQVDDLEGSLEQEKKLRVDLERAKRKLEGDLKLAQDSIMDLENDKQQLDEKLKKKDFEISQMQSNIEDEQALGVQLQKKIKELQARIEELEEEIEAERTSRAKAEKHRADLSRELEEISERLEEAGGATAAQIEMNKKREAEFQKMRRDLEEATLQHEATAAALRKKHADSTAELGEQIDNLQRVKQKLEKEKSELKMEIDDLASNMESVSKAKANLEKMCRTLEDQLSEIKTKEEEHQRMINDLNLQRSRLQTESGEYSRQVEEKDGLISQLSRSKQAFTQQIEELKRHLEEEIKAKNALAHALQSARHDCDLLREQYEEEQEAKGELQRALSKANSEVAQWRTKYETDAIQRTEELEEAKKKLAQRLQDAEEQVEAVNAKCASLEKTKQRLQNEVEDLMIDVEKSNAACAALDKKQKNFDKILAEWKQKYEETQAELEASQKESRSLSTELFKMKNAYEESLDHLETMKRENKNLQQEISDLTEQIAEGGKAIHELEKVKKQVEQEKSEIQAALEEAEASLEHEEGKILRLQLELNQVKSEIDRKIAEKDEEIEQLKRNHLRIVDSLQSSLDAEIRSRNEALRLKKKMEGDLNEMEIQLSHANRVAAEAQKNLRNTQAVLKDTQIHLDDAMRTKDDLKEQVAMVERRANLLQAEIEELRAALEQTERSRKVAEQELLDAAERVQLLHTQNTSLINTKKKLETDIAQIQGEMEDTIQEARNAEEKAKKAITDAAMMAEELKKEQDTSAHLERMKKNLDQTVKDLQHRLDEAEQLALKGGKKQIQKLEARVRELEGEVDAEQKRSAEAVKGVRKYERRVKELTYQSEEDRKNVLRLQDLVDKLQMKVKSYKRQSEEAEELSNINLSKFRKIQHELEEAEERADIAESQVNKLRAKSREFHRRIEEEE encoded by the exons ATCGGGAGAACCAGTCCATCCTGATCAC CGGAGAATCCGGTGCCGGGAAGACTGTGAACACAAAGCGTGTCATCCAGTACTTTGCAACAATTGCAGCCAGTGGGGACAAGAAGAAGGAGGAACATGCACCAGGCAAAATGCAG GGAACGCTTGAGGATCAAATCATCAGTGCCAACCCACTGCTGGAGGCCTTTGGAAACGCCAAGACCGTGAGGAACGACAACTCCTCACGCTTT ggTAAATTCATCAGAATCCACTTTGGTGCCACAGGCAAGCTGGCTTCTGCTGATATTGAAACTT ATCTGCTGGAGAAGTCCAGAGTCACTTTCCAGCTCAAGGCGGAAAGAAGCTACCACATCTTCTATCAGATCATGTCCAACAAGAAGCCGGAGCTAATTG ACATGCTCCTCATTACCACCAACCCTTATGATTTCCACTTTGTGAGTCAAGGTGAGATCACTGTCCCCAGCATTGATGATCAGGAGGAGCTGATGGCCACAGAT AGTGCCATTGACATCCTGGGCTTCACTCCAGATGAGAAAACAGCCATCTACAAGCTGACAGGGGCTGTCATGCACTATGGGAACCTGAAGTTCAAGCAGAAGCAGCgtgaggagcaggcagagcctgaTGGCACCGAAG TTGCTGACAAGGCTGCCTACCTGATGGGTCTGAACTCAGCAGACCTGCTCAAGGCCCTCTGCTACCCCCGAGTCAAGGTGGGGAATGAATACGTGACCAAGGGCCAGACTGTGCAGCAG GTGAACAATTCAGTGGGTGCCCTGGCAAAGGCTGTCTATGAGAAGATGTTCCTGTGGATGGTTATTCGCATCAACCAGCAGCTGGATACAAAGCAGCCCAGGCAGTACTTCATTGGTGTCCTGGACATTGCTGGCTTTGAGATCTTTGAT TTCAACAGCTTTGAGCAGCTGTGCATCAACTTCACCAATGAGAAACTGCAACAGTTCTTCAACCACCACATGTtcgtgctggagcaggaggagtaCAAGAAGGAGGGAATTGAATGGACATTCATTGACTTTGGCATGGACCTGGCTGCCTGCATTGAGCTCATTGAGAAG CCCATGGGCATCTTCTCCATCCTGGAAGAGGAGTGCATGTTCCCCAAGGCAACTGACACCTCTTTCAAGAACAAGCTCTATGACCAGCACCTGGGCAAGTCCAGTAACTTCCAGAAGCCCAAGCCTGCCAAAGGCAAGACTGAAGCCCACTTCTCCCTGGTGCACTATGCTGGCACAGTGGACTACAACATCTCTGGCTGGCTGGAGAAGAACAAGGACCCTCTGAATGAAACTGTCATTGGGCTGTACCAGAAATCATCTGTGAAGACCCTGGCTTTACTCTTTGCCAACTATGGTGGAGCAGATGCAG AGGCTGGTGGTGGCAAGAAGGGAGGCAAGAAGAAGGGTTCTTCCTTCCAGACTGTCTCAGCTCTTTTCCGG GAGAATCTGAACAAGCTGATGACCAATCTGCGGAGCACTCACCCCCATTTTGTGCGCTGCATCATCCCCAATGAGACTAAAACACCTG GTGCCATGGAGCACGAGCTGGTGCTGCATCAGCTGCGCTGTAACGGCGTGCTGGAAGGGATCAGGATTTGCAGGAAAGGGTTCCCCAGCAGAGTCCTCTATGCTGACTTCAAACAGAG ATACAAGGTGCTTAATGCCAGCGCCATCCCCGAGGGACAGTTCATCGATAGCAAGAAGGCTTCTGAGAAGCTCCTTGGCTCAATCGATGTGGACCACACCCAGTACAAATTTGGACACACCAAG GTGTTCTTCaaagctgggctgctgggacTCTTGGAAGAGATGAGGGATGAGAAGCTGGCACAGCTCATCACCCGCACCCAGGCCAGGTGCAGGGGCTTCCTGATGAGAGTGGAGTACCAGAGAATGGTGGAGAGGAG GGAGTCCATCTTCTGCATCCAGTACAACATCCGTGCATTCATGAATGTCAAACACTGGCCATGGATGAAGCTGTTCTTCAAGATCAAGCCCTTGCTGAAGAGTGCAGAGTCTGAGAAGGAAATGGCCAACATGAAACAAGAGTTTGAGAAAACCAAGGAAGAGCTTGCAAAGTCTGAGGCAAAGcggaaggagctggaggagaaaatggTGAAACTtgtgcaggagaaaaatgaccTGCAGCTCCAAGTACAGGCT GAAGCAGATAGCTTGGCTGATGCTGAGGAAAGGTGTGACCAGCtcatcaaaaccaaaatccagCTGGAAGCCAAAGTCAAGGAGGTGACTGAAAGGGCTGAGGATGAAGAGGAAATTAATGCTGAGCTGACAGCCAAGAAGAGGAAACTGGAGGATGAATGTTCAGAGCTGAAGAAAGATATTGATGACCTTGAGCTAACACTGGCCaaggtggagaaggaaaaacacgCCACCGAAAACAAG GTGAAAAACCTGACGGAGGAGATGGCAGCCCTGGATGAGACTATTGTGAAGCtgacaaaagagaagaaagcccTCCAAGAGGCCCATCAGCAAACCCTGGATGACCTGCAGGCAGAAGAAGACAAAGTCAATACACTGACCAAGGCCAAGAccaagctggagcagcaagTGGACGAT CTGGAAGGGTCCCTGGAGCAAGAGAAGAAACTGCGCGTGGACCTGGAGAGAGCTAAGAGGAAACTGGAAGGAGACCTGAAGCTGGCCCAGGACAGCATCATGGATTTGGAGAATGATAAGCAGCAGCTGGACGAGAAACTGAAGAA GAAAGACTTCGAAATCAGCCAGATGCAGAGCAACATTGAGGATGAACAAGCCCTGGGTGTTCAACTTCAGAAGAAGATCAAGGAGCTGCAG GCCCGTattgaggagctggaggaggagattGAGGCAGAGCGAACCTCTCGCGCTAAAGCAGAGAAGCATCGGGCTGACCTGTcgagggagctggaggagatCAGCGAGCGCCTGGAAGAAGCAGGAGGGGCGACAGCAGCTCAGATTGAGATGAACAAGAAGCGCGAGGCAGAATTCCAGAAGATGCGCCGTGACCTGGAAGAGGCCACGCTGCAGCACGAAGCCACGGCTGCCGCCCTGCGCAAGAAGCACGCGGACAGCACCgctgagctgggggagcagaTCGACAACCTGCAACGCGTGaagcagaagctggagaaggagaagagtgAGCTGAAGATGGAGATTGATGACTTGGCCAGTAACATGGAGTCTGTCTCCAAAGCCAAG GCAAATCTGGAGAAGATGTGCCGCACACTGGAAGATCAGCTGAGTGAGATTAAGACCAAGGAAGAAGAGCATCAGCGCATGATCAATGACCTCAATCTTCAAAGATCTCGTCTGCAGACAGAGTCAG GTGAATATTCCCGCCAGGTGGAAGAAAAAGATGGTTTGATATCTCAGTTATCCAGAAGCAAACAGGCATTCACTCAACAGATTGAGGAACTAAAGAGACAtttagaggaagaaataaag GCCAAGAACGCCCTGGCCCACGCCCTGCAGTCCGCTCGCCACGACTGTGACTTGCTCCGGGAACAAtatgaggaggagcaggaggccaAGGGGGAGCTGCAGCGCGCCCTGTCCAAGGCCAACAGTGAAGTGGCCCAGTGGAGAACCAAATACGAGACGGACGCGATTCAGCGCACGGAGGAGCTCGAGGAGGCCAA AAAGAAGCTGGCACAACGCCTGCAGGATGCAGAGGAACAAGTTGAGGCTGTCAATGCCAAATGTGCCTCcctggaaaagacaaagcagaggctgcagaatgAAGTGGAGGACCTGATGATTGACGTGGAGAAATCCAATGCTGCCTGCGCTGCTCTGGATAAGAAGCAGAAGAACTTTGACAAG ATCCTGGCAGAATGGAAGCAGAAGTATGAGGAAACgcaggctgagctggaggcCTCGCAGAAGGAGTCGCGCTCTCTGAGCACGGAGCTGTTCAAGATGAAGAATGCCTATGAGGAGTCCTTGGACCACCTGGAAACAATGAAGCGGGAGAACAAGAACCTGCAGC AGGAGATTTCTGACCTCACGGAGCAGATTGCTGAGGGAGGAAAGGCAATTCATGAGCTGGAGAAAGTCAAGAAGCAGGTTGAGCAGGAGAAATCTGAAAtccaggctgctctggaagAGGCTGAG GCCTCCCTGGAACATGAGGAGGGGAAGATCCTGCGCCTGCAGCTTGAGCTCAACCAAGTGAAGTCTGAGATTGACAGGAAGATAGCAGAGAAAGATGAGGAGATTGAACAGCTGAAGAGAAACCACCTCAGAATTGTGGACTCCTTGCAGAGCAGCTTGGATGCTGAGATCAGGAGCAGGAATGAAGCCCTGAGGCTGAAGAAGAAGATGGAGGGAGACCTGAATGAAATGGAGATCCAGCTGAGCCATGCCAACCGTGtggctgcagaggcacagaagaACCTGAGAAACACCCAGGCAGTGCTCAAG GACACTCAGATCCATCTGGATGATGCTATGAGAACAAAGGATGACCTGAAGGAGCAGGTGGCCATGGTGGAGCGCAGGGCAAacctgctgcaggctgaaatTGAGGAGCTGcgggcagccctggagcagacGGAGCGGTCGAGGAAAGTGGCTGAGCAGGAGCTTCTGGATGCTGCTGAACGTGTGCAGCTCCTCCATACGCAG AACACCAGCTTGATCAACACCAAGAAGAAGCTGGAAACAGACATTGCCCAGATCCAGGGTGAAATGGAGGATACCATCCAGGAAGCCCGAAATGCTGAGGAGAAGGCCAAGAAGGCCATCACAGAT GCAGCCATGATGGCAGAAGAGCTGAAGAAGGAGCAGGACACCAGTGCCCACCTGGAGAGGATGAAGAAGAACCTGGACCAGACGGTGAAGGACCTGCAGCACCGTCTGGATGAGGCCGAGCAGCTGGCActgaagggagggaagaagcagaTCCAGAAGCTGGAGGCCAGG GTGCGGGAGCTGGAAGGGGAGGTTGATGCTGAGCAGAAGCGCAGCGCTGAAGCCGTGAAGGGTGTGCGCAAGTACGAGCGGAGGGTGAAGGAACTGACCTACCAG TCTGAGGAAGACAGGAAGAATGTCCTCAGGCTGCAGGATCTGGTGGACAAGCTGCAAATGAAAGTGAAATCCTACAAGAGACAGTCTGAGGAGGCT GAGGAGCTGTCCAATATCAACCTGTCCAAGTTCCGCAAGATCCAGCACGAGCTGGAGGAAGCCGAGGAGCGGGCTGACATTGCAGAGTCACAGGTCAACAAGCTCCGAGCAAAGAGCCGGGAGTTCCACAGGAGGATAGAAGAGGAAGAGTGA